The genomic interval CGAGCGGATCAAGACGCTGACGACCCAGGGCTTCTACGACGGCGTGCCGTTCCACCGCGTTATCGACGGCTTCATGGCCCAGACCGGCGACCCGACCGGCACCGGTTCGGGCGGTTCGGAGCTGCCCGACCTCAACGCCGAGTTCAACGCCGAGCCGCATGTGCGCGGCACCTGCTCGATGGCGCGCACCAACTTCCCGCACTCGGCGAATTCGCAGTTCTTCATCTGCTTTTCCGACGCGCGCTTCCTCGACCGCCAGTACACGGTGTGGGGCAAGGTGATCGAGGGCATGGAAGTGGTCGACACGATCAAGCGCGGCGAGCCCGTGCGCGATCCGGACCGGATCGTGAAGGCGACCGTCGCGGCAGCGTAAGCTTGGTTGTACCCCTCTCCCCGCTGTGCGGGGAGAGGGGATGCGCTTCTGATGCTTTGAATGGTCCGGCCGCGGCTCAGCTCTCCGGCGGTTCCCTGAGCCCCGCGGCCTCTTCGAGCCATGTCAGGATTTCCGGTGCCCGCCAGGGCTTGGGCATGAAGGTCGCGGTGACGCGCAGGTCGCTCGGCTGGTCGCCCGCGTCGCCCGAGGTCAGCAGCAGGCGGATGCGCGGCCACGTCACGCCGATGATCCGCGCGAGTTCGAAGCCGCCGATCGTGCCCGGCGTGCGCACGTCCGAGAACACGACGTCGATCCCGTCGCCCCGCTGATGCAGGATGTCGAGCGCGCGCTCGGCCGTCTCGGCCTCGATGACCTCGAAGCCCTTCTCCTCCAGCAGCTCGGCTGCGAGGTAGCGCTCATCGGGTTCATCCTCGACGACGAGAATGACGGGCCGGCGGCCTGTGGGTCGTGCGTCACTCATGACTGGTCACTCATGACCCTGATAAATCTGGAGAGCTCGCGGGAAAAACGCAGACTGCGCATCCCATGCGACAACCTCCGGCAAAGTCCCCGGTAGACAATACGATAGAACGGTGTGGGCAAACGTCTGTCGTTCATGGGCAACAGCGCCCGGATTTGTTGCGCTCAAGTCCAGTCGGTATGCGGTTTTGCGTGAGATAAGCCGTCGCACCCGCTCTGCGTGCAGGGCTTGATGCGCCCCGACCCCACCGGTCCGGGGTCAAGTGTGCAGTCGGAATAAAATCCGCATTTTCAACGGGGATGGCAACGCGAGAGCGGTTGACGGGTTAAGGCTCAGGTGCGTTCACTGTTTGTTCTGAGCGATGCCCTCCCGATCCCCTTCGAACCTGCGCCATGCCCCCTTCCCGCTCCTCCGACGTGCCGACGCTGGATGCGCTACGCCGCCTGACGGAGCGCACCGGGACCGGCAGCGAACCGGCGGATTCGCGCACCCTCCCCTTCGGGGTGACGGGGCTCGACGCAGCTTTGCCCGGTGGCGGGCTGGCCCTCGGAGCGCTCCATCAGATCCATGAGGGCGGCCCGCGCGGGCGCTACGCCGCCACCGCCGTGCTGTTTGCCGGCGGCATCCTCGCCCGGCTCGACGGGCCGGTGCTGTGGTGCCTGCACAGCCGCGACCTGTTCGCTCCCGCGCTGGCCCGGGTCGGGCTGCATCCCGACCGGGTGGTCTATTGCGAGACGTGGCGGGATGCCGAGGTGCTGCCGGCCATGGAGGAGGGCCTGCGCCATCGAGGGCTGGCCGGCGTCGTCGGCGAACTCACCCGCATGACGCTCACCCCTTCCCGCCGGCTCCAACTCGCGGCGGAGGGCTCGGGCGTCACCGCGCTCGTCGTGCACCGCCTCTGCGCGGGGGAGGCCGTCGAGCCGGAGCCCAGCGCCGCGCGAACCCGCTGGCGGGTAGCGCCCGCCCCTTCCGAAGGAACGAGCCGTCGAATGGGCCGGCCGCGCTGGCGGCTCGACTTGCAGCGCTGCCGCGGCGGGGCGCCGGGGGCTTGGATCGTGGAGGCTTGCGATGCGCAGGGTCGTCTCGCTGTACCTGCCAGCCTGGCCGACCGACCGGCTGCGCCGGAGCGGGGCCAGCGCCGCGCCGCCGGATGAGCCGCTTGCCACCGTGGCGCAGGACGGTGCCCGTCGCGGGCTCGCCGGCGTGGACGCCGCCGCCCGCCGCCTCGGCCTGCGACCGGGCATGAGCGCGGCCCAGGCGCAAGCGCTGGTGCCGGGCCTTCATCTCGTCCCCGCCGATCCCGAGGCGGATGCGGCGGCCCTGGCGCGGCTCGGCCTGTGGTGCCAGCGCTACGCGCCGATCGTCGCCCTCGACCCGCCCGACGGCCTGATGATCGACATCACCGGCGCCGCCCATCTCCACGGCGGCGAGGCGCCCCTGCTCGCCGACCTGTCCGCGCGTCTGGAGCGGTCGGGAATCCTGGCGCGGCTGGCGCTTGCCGACATTCCGGGCTGCGCCTGGGGTGTGGCCCGCTTCGGCGAGGGCGGGATCGTGCCTCGGGGCGGGGCGGAGCAAGCGATCGCGGGGCTGCCGGTGGCGGCCCTGCGGCTCGGCTTCGAGGCGGTGCGGGCGTTGCAGGATGTCGGCATCACCCGCGTGGGCCACTGCCTCGACAAGCCGCGGGCCTCGCTCAGGCTGCGCTTCGGTGCCGAGTTGCTGTTCCGCCTCGACCGGGCGCTGGGCCGCGAGCCGGAGCCGCTGACGGCGCTTGAAGCTCCCGAGACGCCGCGTGTCGCCCTGCGCTTCGCCGAGCCGGTCGGCGCCCGCGAGAGCCTGGAGCGGGTCGTCGCCGACCTCTGCGCCCGGCTCGTGCCGGAACTGGAGCGGCGCGGCCTCGGCGCGCGCCGGCTCGATCTCGTCTTCGTCCGCGTCGATCGCC from Methylobacterium sp. AMS5 carries:
- a CDS encoding DUF6504 family protein, which gives rise to MRRVVSLYLPAWPTDRLRRSGASAAPPDEPLATVAQDGARRGLAGVDAAARRLGLRPGMSAAQAQALVPGLHLVPADPEADAAALARLGLWCQRYAPIVALDPPDGLMIDITGAAHLHGGEAPLLADLSARLERSGILARLALADIPGCAWGVARFGEGGIVPRGGAEQAIAGLPVAALRLGFEAVRALQDVGITRVGHCLDKPRASLRLRFGAELLFRLDRALGREPEPLTALEAPETPRVALRFAEPVGARESLERVVADLCARLVPELERRGLGARRLDLVFVRVDRLDQAIRIGTAGPSRDAAHLARLLGERLSLIDPGFGIEEAVLSASRVEPLAERQDTHLAAGPQAPDLAALVDTLLVRLGAARVYRLAPVESDLPERAVCRVPALAAPLGALWPTDLPRPARLLAPPEPVTAMAEIPDAPPLFFVWRNTRHRIARADGPERILGEWWVADAEADLTRDYYRVETEAGERFWLFRDGPMEANGRWWLHGLGEA
- a CDS encoding response regulator, encoding MSDARPTGRRPVILVVEDEPDERYLAAELLEEKGFEVIEAETAERALDILHQRGDGIDVVFSDVRTPGTIGGFELARIIGVTWPRIRLLLTSGDAGDQPSDLRVTATFMPKPWRAPEILTWLEEAAGLREPPES
- a CDS encoding peptidylprolyl isomerase; translated protein: MAETNETIVLETTKGRVVIALRADLAPNHVERIKTLTTQGFYDGVPFHRVIDGFMAQTGDPTGTGSGGSELPDLNAEFNAEPHVRGTCSMARTNFPHSANSQFFICFSDARFLDRQYTVWGKVIEGMEVVDTIKRGEPVRDPDRIVKATVAAA